One Colias croceus chromosome 7, ilColCroc2.1 genomic window carries:
- the LOC123693269 gene encoding uncharacterized protein LOC123693269, which produces MDLLTKDIQPPLPWCLMYADDIVLLDHCAQNLQITLESWRHALEANGLRISRNKTEYMECIYNPNTRHRSTISLQGKPLNKVSQFKYLGSMISSDANIDADVTHRINVAWQKWRSLTGVLCDPKMPIKTKGKVYKTAVRPALMYGSECWAIKKAQEQRVHVNEMKMLRWAAGVTRLDKVRNEYIRGSFKVAPISEKLTEQRLRWYGHVMRREENHVVRRALNLPNRRRGLGRPPATWWSTISKDMERAQLNKQTTQDRPSWRMRTRRADPK; this is translated from the coding sequence ATGGATCTGCTAACCAAAGATATTCAGCCACCTTTGCCCTGGTGCCTTATGTATGCGGACGATATTGTACTGCTCGATCATTGTGCACAAAATCTGCAAATAACATTGGAATCGTGGAGGCATGCTCTAGAAGCTAATGGATTGCGCATAAGCAGAAATAAAACAGAGTACATGGAATGCATCTATAACCCTAACACTAGACATCGTAGCACTATAAGTCTTCAAGGAAAACCGCTTAACAAGGTAtcacaatttaaatatctGGGGTCCATGATATCATCGGATGCCAATATTGATGCTGACGTTACACATCGAATCAATGTGGCTTGGCAGAAATGGAGGAGTCTGACGGGAGTATTATGTGATCCAAAGATGCCAATAAAGACCAAAGGAAAAGTCTACAAGACCGCAGTTAGACCAGCTCTAATGTATGGCTCCGAGTGCTGGGCAATCAAAAAAGCTCAAGAGCAAAGAGTTCatgtaaatgaaatgaaaatgctTAGATGGGCGGCCGGCGTAACTAGACTTGATAAAGTGCGCAATGAGTACATCAGAGGAAGTTTCAAGGTCGCTCCCATCTCAGAGAAACTCACTGAACAGCGTCTAAGATGGTATGGACACGTAATGAGGCGTGAAGAAAACCACGTAGTAAGGAGGGCACTAAACTTGCCAAATAGAAGACGGGGTCTGGGACGTCCCCCCGCCACCTGGTGGTCTACCATATCAAAAGACATGGAGAGAGCCCAATTGAACAAACAGACAACCCAGGATAGACCATCCTGGCGCATGAGAACGAGGAGAGCCGACCCCAAATAA